The window CCCGGTGGACAAGAAGCAGGTAGAGCTGGAGCACCCCATCCGCGTCGAGGGGTTCCACCGCGTGGCGGTGCGCCTGCCCACCGGCCGGCTGGTTCGGGTCGCCGTCAACGTGGTCGGGCGGAGGTGAGGGTGTTTCATGGCTGTCCGCTTCCCCCTGCACCGATCGCCGCGCCGGCTCCGGGGAGGAGCGCGCGTCCGCCGCGAAGTGGAGGCCCTCGCCCGCAAGACTGTGAGCGCTGAGGTGGAACGCCGGGTACAGGAGCTGCTGCTGCGACGCCAACGAGCGTTCCTGCAGGAGCTGCGTCTGCAGGTGCTGCAGGAGTTGGGCGGCGGGGAAACGCCGGAAAGCGCGCGCCGGCTGGAGGCGCTGGATCGTCTGGAGCGGGTCCACGTGGCCCGCCCGGTGCTGGAGCGGCTGCGGCCGCGCACGCTGCGGCAGGTGGTGGGGCAGGAGCGGGCGGTGCGGGCGCTGCTCAGCAAGATTGCCGTCCCCTTCCCCCAGCACGTCATCCTGTACGGACCTCCCGGCGTGGGCAAGACGACTGTGGCCCGGCTTGTCCTGGAGGAAGCCAAACGGCTGCCCTTCGCCCCGTTTGCGCCTGATGCGCCATTTGTGGAGGTGAACGGAGCCGCCCTGCGCTGGGACCTGCGCGAGACAGCCGACCCCCTCCTGGGCTCCGTCTGCGACCCCATCCACCTGGGCGGGCATCATGGCCCAACAGACAGCGGCCCGCCCGAGCTCAGACTGGGCCTGGTCACCAGAGCGCACGGAGGCGTGCTGTTCATCGACGAGGTGGGGGAGCTGGACGCGGCGGCGCAGGCCCGCCTGCTCAAGGTGCTGGAGGACCGGCGGGTATACTTCGCCTCCCCCTCCTACGACCCGGACGACCCGGCGCTGCCGGCATACGTGCGGCGCCTCTTCGAGCACGGGGCCCCCGCCGACTTCGTTCTCATCGGGGCCACCACCAAGGATCCCGAGGAGATCAGCCCGATGATCCGCTCCCGGTGCGCGGAGGTGTATTTCGACCCCCTGTCCCCAGAGCACATCCGACGCATCGTCCGGGCCGCGGCCCGTCGGCTTGGCGTCGAACTGGCACGCGAGGTCCCCGGGCTGGTCGGTGAGTACACGGCCGAGGGGCGCAAGGCGGTGAGCCTGCTGGCCGACGCCTACGGTGTGGCCCTGCACCGTCGCCGCGGCCGGCGGGGGCGCGTGCGCATCGGACGGGCGGACCTCCTGGAGGTCATCCGCGCCAGCCGCCTCTCGCCCTCGGTCCCGCCCCGCAGTGGGGAGAAGCAGGAGATCGGTCGCGCCTTCGCCCTGGGTGTGGCCAACTTCGTCGGGTCGCTCGTCGAGGTAGAGGCGGCGGCCTTTCCCGCCGCCCGTCCCGGTCAGGGGACCATCCGCTTCAACGAGACCGCCGGCAGCATGGCCCGGGACTCGGTCTTCAACGCGGCGGCGGTGCTGCGCGCTGTGGCCGGGATTGACCTCTCTGACTTCGACCTGCACGTCAATATCATCGGGGGAGGGTTAATCGACGGGCCCAGCGCCGGCCTGGCCATGGTCGTGGCCATGATGAGCGCGGTGCAGCGTCGCCCGATCCGCCAGGACGTGGCCATGACCGGAGAGGTCTCCATCCAGGGGAAGGTGCGGCAGGTTGGTGGCATCCCCGAGAAGCTGGTCGGCGCCCGGCAGGCCGGGATGCGCAAGGTGCTCCTCCCCGCAGAAAACCTGGCCGACGTAGGGGAGGCGCCCCGGGGCCTGGAAGTGGTCCCGGTGGCCACCGTACAGGAGGCCCTCCCTCACCTATTCCAGGCCTGAGCGCTCCGGCTGTCCCCGTCATCCCCAGGTTATCCACCGGAAATACCCGGAACCTGGCGCCAAATCAGGGTTTCTCCACAAGGGAACTCACAATGGGCCGTTCCAATTCGAAGGGGGATGTTGGATGGCTCGGAAGGACCGAGCAGTCAGGCCCTTGAAAGAATCAAACATTTGTTCGATAGTAGAGGTGGCCAGAGGTCTTGGGAGGAAATCCATGCGGGTCGTGCCGTTGGAGCGGGTTCCCCCGCAGAGCATCGAGGCCGAGCAGGGCGTCCTGGGCTCGATGCTGCTGGAGCGGGACGCCATCGCTCGGGTTGTGGAGATGCTCCGGGGCGAGGACTTCTACCGGGAAGCGCACCGCCGCATCTACGACGCTATGGTGGACCTGTTCGAGCGGGGAGAACCGGTGGATCTGATCACCGTGACCGACCGGTTGAAGGCGCGGGGCCAGCTGGAGGATATCGGCGGCGCGGCGTACGTCACCTCCCTGCTGGACGCCGTCCCCACGGCGGCCAATGTCGAGTACTACGCACGGCTGGTCCTCCAGAAGTCGCTTCTCAGGCAGTTGATAGCCGCGGGGACCGAGATCGTGGGCATGGGGTTCCGCGAAGAGCAGGATGTGGAAGTGCTCCTCGACCAGGCGGAGAAGCTGGTCTTTGGCATTGCCAGCCGGCGAATGACCCAGGATTTCCTGCCCATCCGGGAGGTGCTCCAGGAGTCCTTTGACCGCATCGACCGCCGCTACCAGGACAAGGGCACCGTCACCGGGGTGCCCACCGGGTTCGTCGATCTGGACCGCCTGACCGCCGGGCTGCAGCCCGCCGACCTGATCATCGTGGCCGCCCGGCCGGCTATGGGCAAGTGCCTCAAGTACGACACCGAGATCGTTGACGCCCAGACGGGTGCCGTCCGCACGATCCAGGAGGTCGTGGGGGCGCGCCAGGCCTCCCTTTTCACCCTCGACGACTCCATGAGACTGTCTCCCACCGCCCCCAGCCACTTCGTGGACGACGGGATCAGGCCGGTCTTCCGCGTGCGGCTGGCCAGCGGGCGGGAGGTGGAAACCACGCTCTCCCACCCCTTTTTGACCCCGCACGGTTGGTGCGCCCTCCACGACCTCTCCCCCGGCGCCCTGGTGGCCGTGCCCCGGCGCCTTCCCGTGTTCGGCGCGCTGGACCTGCCGGCGCACGAGGTGCGGCTGCTCGCCTACCTCACCAGCGGCCGCCTGCCCGCCTCCCCTCTCCTGGCCGCGGATTTCGCCGACGCCGTGGCTGTGGCGGACGCCATCCGCCTGGGCCGGCAGGCGGAGCGTGCCCGGCCAGCCGGCACGGTCATCTCCGGGGGCTCCCCGGTGGCGGAGGCGGTGGACGTCCTGCGGGCGCGCTACCGAGGGCTGGACGGGCCGTCCGCCACACGCTTCATCCCCGCAGAGGTGGCCACCCTGCGGCGGGAGAAGCTCGCCCTCTTCCTGAACCGCTTGCTTGCGGCCTGCGGCCAGATCGGCGGAGAGGGTGAGCACCTGACGCTGGAAGCCGAGATGCCCTCCCCCCGTGTGGCCCGCCAGGTGCAGCACCTGCTGCTGCGCTTCGGAGTGCCCTCCGTGATCGCGGGAACTTCCCTGCGCGTCGGACCGGCGGGAATGGTCCCGCTGATCCGGGAGGTGGGCGTCTTGGGGTGGGAGCGGCTGCGCCGCTGGGCGCGGAACCAGCAGCGCTCCCTCCTGCAGGAGGTGGACGTGATGTGGGATACCGTGGTCGCCGTGGAGGAGGCCGGCGCCTTCCAGGTGTATGACCTCACCGTGCCGCGGACGCACAACTTCATCGCCAACGACGTCTGCGTGCACAACACCACGTTCTGCCTGAACATCGCGCAGCACGCCGCGCTGCAGCAGAAGACGCCGGTGGCCATCTTCAGCCTGGAGACCAGCAGCGAGCAGGTGGTGCAGCGGATGCTGGCCGCGGAGGCAGAGGTGGACGGGTCGAGGCTGCGCACCGGGTTCCTCTCCGACAGCGACTGGCCCAGGCTGGCCCACGCCATGGCCCGCCTCTCCGAGGCGCCCATCTTCATTGACGACAGCGCCGCCATCAACGTCATCGAGATGCGGGCCAAGGCCCGCAAGCTGAAGGCGGAGCAGGGGCTGGGGCTGATCATCATCGACTATCTGCAGATGATCCAGTCTTACAAGCGGACGGAGAACCGCACCCAGGAGATCTCGGAGATCGCCCGGGCGACCAAGTCTCTGGCCAAGGAGCTGGACGTCCCGGTGATCGCCATCTCGCAGCTCTCCAGGGCGGTGGAGGCGTTGGGGAACCGGAGGCCGCAGTTGTCTCACCTCAGAGAGAGTGGCGAGCTGGAGCAGGTGGCCGACCTGGTGCTTTTTATCTACCGGGAAGACTACTACAACGAGAACACCGAGAAGAAGAACATTGCCGAGATCATCCTTTCCAAGCACCGAAACGGTCCCACCGGGACGG is drawn from Armatimonadota bacterium and contains these coding sequences:
- the lonC gene encoding Lon family ATP-dependent protease, coding for MAVRFPLHRSPRRLRGGARVRREVEALARKTVSAEVERRVQELLLRRQRAFLQELRLQVLQELGGGETPESARRLEALDRLERVHVARPVLERLRPRTLRQVVGQERAVRALLSKIAVPFPQHVILYGPPGVGKTTVARLVLEEAKRLPFAPFAPDAPFVEVNGAALRWDLRETADPLLGSVCDPIHLGGHHGPTDSGPPELRLGLVTRAHGGVLFIDEVGELDAAAQARLLKVLEDRRVYFASPSYDPDDPALPAYVRRLFEHGAPADFVLIGATTKDPEEISPMIRSRCAEVYFDPLSPEHIRRIVRAAARRLGVELAREVPGLVGEYTAEGRKAVSLLADAYGVALHRRRGRRGRVRIGRADLLEVIRASRLSPSVPPRSGEKQEIGRAFALGVANFVGSLVEVEAAAFPAARPGQGTIRFNETAGSMARDSVFNAAAVLRAVAGIDLSDFDLHVNIIGGGLIDGPSAGLAMVVAMMSAVQRRPIRQDVAMTGEVSIQGKVRQVGGIPEKLVGARQAGMRKVLLPAENLADVGEAPRGLEVVPVATVQEALPHLFQA
- the dnaB gene encoding replicative DNA helicase, with amino-acid sequence MRVVPLERVPPQSIEAEQGVLGSMLLERDAIARVVEMLRGEDFYREAHRRIYDAMVDLFERGEPVDLITVTDRLKARGQLEDIGGAAYVTSLLDAVPTAANVEYYARLVLQKSLLRQLIAAGTEIVGMGFREEQDVEVLLDQAEKLVFGIASRRMTQDFLPIREVLQESFDRIDRRYQDKGTVTGVPTGFVDLDRLTAGLQPADLIIVAARPAMGKCLKYDTEIVDAQTGAVRTIQEVVGARQASLFTLDDSMRLSPTAPSHFVDDGIRPVFRVRLASGREVETTLSHPFLTPHGWCALHDLSPGALVAVPRRLPVFGALDLPAHEVRLLAYLTSGRLPASPLLAADFADAVAVADAIRLGRQAERARPAGTVISGGSPVAEAVDVLRARYRGLDGPSATRFIPAEVATLRREKLALFLNRLLAACGQIGGEGEHLTLEAEMPSPRVARQVQHLLLRFGVPSVIAGTSLRVGPAGMVPLIREVGVLGWERLRRWARNQQRSLLQEVDVMWDTVVAVEEAGAFQVYDLTVPRTHNFIANDVCVHNTTFCLNIAQHAALQQKTPVAIFSLETSSEQVVQRMLAAEAEVDGSRLRTGFLSDSDWPRLAHAMARLSEAPIFIDDSAAINVIEMRAKARKLKAEQGLGLIIIDYLQMIQSYKRTENRTQEISEIARATKSLAKELDVPVIAISQLSRAVEALGNRRPQLSHLRESGELEQVADLVLFIYREDYYNENTEKKNIAEIILSKHRNGPTGTVELYFDKEHSRFVGLDRRRGGAGR